The nucleotide sequence aatcccacaagtggggttgGGGCGAGAGTGTTTCGAAAACAACCAACCcacaaattcaataaaaatctgaaatctattttacttcaaaaaacatataactttttataattgaattttGGTACTCACTACTCCCTTCCATAGTTTTTTTGCTAAAATATgcaattttgatgaaattatatttagtttcttagttaactttaattttctttcaaaaaaaagttaatagcttttttcttaaatttttaaatttttctcatCTTTGTTAAATAAAATGGTGCCATTTTCTTTAACCATCTTATTTTAGGATATTAtattattcacaaaaaaaaaaaaaagtgcaatGAACAAATTGTTTGTTGTGCTTGATGCTGCTTACACTATCGGCTATTACCATCATTCCCTATTTACTGATTGAACCCACTTGTTTAAAATCTTGGGTCTGCCACTGGTGGGACTATACTACGCATGTTGTTTTGGTTGCTTGAGACTTTGGGTCCAAGGAAGAAATACATTGTCTTTAGACTTGATGCTAATTACAGATTCATTTGGAATATTGTGTCTTTTCAGAGGTTCTTTCTCGTCAACTAATGTATATTGTTTGACATACTGCAATTTACTTAGTTGTAACTTTAGTAAATGCCTTCTTGAAACAACAATGCTTTTCATGACCTTCTGGAAAGTATGATAGAGCATGCAATTGGGTTAACATACACTCATTATTTCGCTTTTGACTTCCTTGAAGTATCATTATATATGACTTTCAGTCAGAGTACTTTACTAGCTTGGCTCACTGTATTCAGTTATGTCATGGAACAATGGAAATGTTTTTTACTCTCTGcgagaaaataaacaaaattatctTTAGCCTTTTTAATCCGTTGTTCCCATGCAGGATAAGAAGAAAGCAGTTCCTGTTAAGGGACCGGAAGTCAAGAGAACTAGAAGGGACCGTGGCGAACTGGAAGATATCATGTTCAAGCTTTTTGAAAGACAACCTAATTGGACTTTGAAGCAGTTAGTACAAGAGACAGATCAACCTGCGGTATGTTGTCTGATCAGGATGCCTTTTCTGTTATCAAATTCCTaggttatttttttctttttttggtcaCACTTATTTTACTGGTTTTTTGGTTAATATTCATTGTTTTGTCTTGAGGTTAGTGTGGATTCACAGCTATAGCTCTTAGCATCCACGTCACATCACATAATTTTGCTTTCATGTTTTCTCAGATATGGACATTTTGCCCTCTCAGTGAGGGACGACAAAAGGAGAGgaaaaaatgattatatttcCTTTTGGTGCTGCTTGGTTGTATTTCTCCTTACGACATGATTTTGtatctaattattttacttcttttgCAGCAATTTTTGAAAGAGATACTGAATGAGCTTTGCGTGTACAATAAAAGAGGAACAAACCAAGGAACATATGAATTGAAGCCAGAGTATAAGAAATCGGTGGAGGATACAGGTGCCGAATGAATTGTCCGGCTGTTTGAAAAGAAGagttttaatagaattagtgtcgtGAACGTTATACCTCTTTCACCAGTTGATAGGTGCTGTGGTATGTTATCATTGTAAATCATGAATGGATGTAGAGTTATGTGATTGGAATATATATGGAACCCACTAAATTACAGTATTACACTATCtcagttttttattttctgatTTCTACTTCTATTTTCTAATTGACTCCCCCACTGTTAAGTTGTGCATTTATGCTTAGAGAGTTCTCCATCGTTTCGATGCTGAGTTTCTTCGCTTCCCATCATTATGGAAGTGTAAAACTGAAATGCTATGTCTGCACTTCATGTCAAATGGAAATGGTGACAGTGCTATGTGCTGTCTCCAATCTTGTTGTGCTAGGAATTCGTTTCTGTTTTGTAGTGTGAGATGAATAGACTTCCCTTATGTTGTGGTGAAGTGGTGGATAAATTTGAAATTGCCTTTGAATCAATGTTCTTCGTCTTTCTATATTTATTAACGTTGTCATTTTGTGGCAATTGcctaaaaaatcaaattgtCAATGATGATTAGCTTTATGTGATTTGCATGCTCCCATACGTTTTAGACTAAAATAGTTAGTCAGACATTATACGATCAAACATATGCAGCAGCACATgtgctccttgtagactgaagCTTCTTTATATGTTGAGTAGTCTCAATCGAGTTGAATCTTAGCAAGTGCTTGTATCTTCTCCTATCTGGTCTATATTTTGCCTAGGCTGCCTTTTACTTTGATGCCAATTACAAGTGGACTCTCTCTCACATCCAGTCTAGATGCCTGTTGAAAATTAAAAGGAATATTATGCATAGAAGTTGAACTGACTTGTGAGTTTGGATGACCTTGCTGATGTTTTTCCAGTGTTGAACAATGTTTCAGGATTGTTGGTGTCACACCTCTATGGTGTTTTCCAGTATACAGGCTTATGTTTAAAGAGTGTTTTTAATTGATGCGTCTACCTTATAGTGGACCACACAACCTGTAGATTTAAAGCACTGTGTGTTGGATTCTTTGAAGAATAATGAATCCTTCATTCATAAAATTTCCGTGGTCAAAACATTCTTTCATGTTACTTCATTAGTAATAACATCACAAATTGAAACTGGACTCTGGACTTTGAATACAATACATGCCGTCTTTCAGTCTGGATTCACAATTTGCTAAACAAGTGTCTTTTGGTAATTGCATCTCTAGTTTCTGTAGTCTCCAACATCTGTGTGCTTTGTCCTATTCATAATATCCCCAgctttaaatttgaaaaaagaaaagccACACAAAATGAACAATGGAAAATGACATTTTCTTGTGTCAAAAGgaatattttgtcacttcctTGAAAATTCAGCAACGTTATTAGGATGCTGTAACGTTGTGGGTTCATTTCCTTGCTGTCCCAATCCCACAAGGTGCGTGCGTGCGTGAAATAGTTTAGTTGGTACAATTCGAATTTCgaaagtcaaacaatttaactcaaactattaatttatgcatgaaatttttatttttctgaaataaaatttatatatctggaaatgcataaaaaaatactacatgtccaaataatcaacaatttcaaatatttaaaagataatgaAAATATTACGGACAAAAAAAGACTTATTTAattcttgaaattcaaaatgtgccatataaattgagacgcAGGGAGTGACAAGCTGCTAGTTTCCATATTAGTGCAAGCATTCATGCTGCAATCAAGGATCCTCTTTGCCTaagcaaaaatttaaaaagtagaaGCATCCCTCTAGCCTCTAGGTCTTATGAGTTCAAAATCTAGGATAGCAAAATCATGTATAATTAAATTGTTTGAAAGtaaagaggggggggggggggggggNTGAATTAAAATTCCTCCAGTCGACTTCCTGTATTGGTCAGACGACTTTCCTGCAAGTTAGTAACACAAATATAAAGTAATGATAAGTGCAGTAAGCAAACAACGCAGAGAGTTTTATACTAGTTTGGAACACCGATGTGGTGCCTACTtccagtccccttgggtttCAAGGGTTTCCTTAAGAGCTTGAATAGAACTTGGACAATACAAAGTATATCGACTGTAAATCCTGTCTGATGTACAAATCAAAACTTCTACTTTGACACAACCTCTACTCATATAACCTACActcaatttcttctttctcttttcttttttcagtaTACTCACGAGAATACAAAGCTTTTATGAAAGATGACAGAAGATAACAGTACAAGTTCAAGTGAGGTGCGTACTTCACATCTAACACTAAGGGTGGTTTATATAGGTAGACTATTGCTCTTGTAAGGAAAACCCAAGGATGTTTATCTCAATCAAGGATGTTGAGGGATCCATTGGTTGATGTGATTTGCTGAGTCATGTCCATATTAGATATGTGAATGATATAATCGCTTTGATTTCTTCTTGGTGAATATCTACTCGATACTTGTCCTGATTTGTTTTTCTTCCTTCCTTTGGTAGCTTGCTTGAATCTTGACTGGATTGCTGATTCTTCCTTCCTTTGGTAGATTGCTTGAATCTTTGCCTGGATTTCTGATTCTTGATTTCATCATATCAATCATGATCTGCTTGATTGATTCTGGAATCTTTTAATcatatctttctttctttagaTGCTCTAGGGGTTTGTTGATTCTTCCTTTCCTTTGGTAGCTTGCTTGGTTTGCTTTCTTTTTGATATCTTTGCGTGCGAAGGGTATGAGTGAATTTCTAAGTGTCGTTTATCAAAATCAACAAATGCTATGGAGTTAACAATCTCCTTCTTTTTGATAATGACAATTAAGTTcacaattttaataaaatattctgAGAGACAATGAAACTTCCCTGATGTTCCTGTATGTAGATTTCGTTGGCCTTTGTAGCTCCCTTGTTTGTAAGACTCTTATGTATGTATTGGCTCTCCCCCTGTCTGTAAAACTCCTATGTATGTATTTGTTCCCCCTGCCTTCATGGAAATTGTGGGAGCAGAATAATCTCCCCCTTTggcataataaaaaagaaaacaacgCAAATATGATAATAACAACAAGTAGATGATAACAGAGTAGCAGTTAGGAGGATAACGCGTCCTCAATATGCAATCCAAAAGACAAAGATAGGGACAAACCCTATTGAAagatagttaaaaaaaaagagtccaGGGTTAGAAGTTAGCGGTTACCCAGAAAGTATTTGAGGGTGTTGATGACCTTTCCACATAAGGAGTCGTAAGAGCGTTCCACATTTCTTAAGAGACTGGAGTATAAGGTCTGAACCGTCACTGCAAGGTCGGTGTTGGAGGAATTGACTCCACTCTTGAGAGAGTCAACTTGTTGGATCAACTTGTTGACTGTGGAGATTCCTTCCTGCTTAATACCAGTCATAACAATGCGTAACTTACCGACGTCAGTGCTGGTATCCTTTTGTAGGTGAAAGACCTTCTCAACAACATCGTGAAGAGTTTCCAAACCACGTTCGACAACTAGGATGCGAGTTTTGAGTTCCTCAGTGTCCTATAGCAACAAGGCAGCCGACTCCACAGTAATTTTTATGGGTTTGACAGATTCAGACCTATCCTTTACAGAGTCCTTATTTACCCACTTGTTTTCTACCTGCACATACCCCATAATAGAGAAAGTACGAGTCATAACTAGCATTAACAACAACATGTGTAAACATAGAAAGATCTACGAGGCGATCCACAAAAATACGCGAGATGAGCAGCCCATATGGTAAACTTGCGGTAGCATTAGTGTCTTCAACACTTTCCAACATATATTCCTTGAACCACAATGCCCAATTGAT is from Solanum stenotomum isolate F172 unplaced genomic scaffold, ASM1918654v1 scaffold34849, whole genome shotgun sequence and encodes:
- the LOC125852400 gene encoding uncharacterized protein LOC125852400, whose protein sequence is MQDKKKAVPVKGPEVKRTRRDRGELEDIMFKLFERQPNWTLKQLVQETDQPAQFLKEILNELCVYNKRGTNQGTYELKPEYKKSVEDTGAE